One genomic segment of Paraburkholderia caffeinilytica includes these proteins:
- a CDS encoding MSMEG_0567/Sll0786 family nitrogen starvation N-acetyltransferase, with protein sequence MFGEAIAGEALNGDVGFAPYAPSEFRIKWTTLDWEADEAFKLRRAVFCIEQGIFVGDDRDDIDVHARQLVAVSCVAGMPEQVVGTVRIHRDEGSVWFGSRLAVHAAFRRHGKIGATLIRLAVSSAHALGCETFLAHVQSQNVPLFRAMHWDVLAEETLLGRPHHLMQAQLDWYPPCVTPYSGFVTHAQPHGATSARSAA encoded by the coding sequence ATGTTCGGTGAAGCGATTGCCGGCGAGGCACTGAATGGCGACGTGGGTTTCGCACCCTACGCGCCGAGCGAATTCCGCATCAAGTGGACGACGCTCGATTGGGAGGCCGACGAAGCCTTCAAGCTGCGGCGCGCCGTGTTCTGCATCGAGCAGGGCATTTTTGTGGGCGACGACCGGGATGATATCGACGTACACGCACGGCAATTGGTGGCCGTGAGTTGTGTGGCCGGCATGCCGGAGCAGGTGGTCGGTACGGTGCGGATTCATCGCGACGAGGGTAGCGTGTGGTTCGGTTCGCGTCTGGCCGTGCATGCCGCGTTTCGCCGCCATGGAAAAATTGGCGCGACGTTGATTCGTCTTGCCGTCAGCAGTGCCCATGCGCTCGGCTGCGAAACTTTTCTCGCGCATGTGCAGAGCCAGAACGTGCCGCTCTTTCGCGCGATGCATTGGGACGTGCTTGCAGAGGAAACGTTGTTGGGCCGGCCGCATCATCTGATGCAGGCGCAACTGGACTGGTATCCGCCGTGTGTGACGCCGTATAGCGGCTTCGTGACCCATGCGCAACCGCACGGCGCGACTTCCGCACGGAGCGCGGCATGA
- a CDS encoding MSMEG_0568 family radical SAM protein, whose product MTELQSAGLRLVSPDAGAASRRGGAGPSDHKAVTVDGVTIMVPVHTSTAWHSPFVAETPDANGASALLRGTIPIASISFPKAPRFYGMQTLDGVPYSHIAALHSADVLATTVLQTCIRYESRRRSCKFCAIGQSLAAGRTIARKTPEQLAEVARAAVLLDGVKHMVLTTGTPPTSDRGAQILCESAFAIKAAVDLPIQAQCEPPDDDRWFARMKASGIDTLGMHLEVVTPALRERIMPGKASVPLARYMTAFKAAVAVFGRGQVSTYILAGLGDSAEAILAISRELIELGVYPFVVPFVPISGTPLEDHPAPTPEFMKSVLQPLGGMLNAAAMRSSDIKAGCGKCGACSSLSSYEE is encoded by the coding sequence ATGACTGAATTGCAGTCGGCCGGCTTGCGGCTCGTGTCTCCGGATGCGGGCGCCGCGAGCCGGCGTGGCGGCGCGGGGCCCTCGGATCACAAGGCGGTGACGGTGGACGGCGTGACGATCATGGTGCCGGTGCATACGAGCACCGCCTGGCACTCGCCGTTCGTCGCAGAGACGCCGGATGCAAACGGCGCGAGCGCCTTGCTGCGCGGCACGATTCCGATTGCCAGCATCAGCTTTCCCAAAGCGCCGCGTTTTTACGGCATGCAGACGCTCGATGGCGTGCCTTATTCGCATATTGCCGCACTGCATAGTGCGGACGTGCTGGCCACGACGGTGCTGCAAACCTGCATCCGCTACGAGAGCCGTCGCAGGAGTTGCAAGTTTTGCGCGATTGGGCAGTCGCTCGCGGCAGGTCGAACGATTGCGCGCAAGACGCCGGAGCAACTCGCCGAAGTGGCGCGGGCAGCCGTATTGCTCGACGGCGTCAAGCATATGGTGCTGACCACCGGCACGCCGCCCACGTCCGATCGCGGCGCGCAGATATTGTGCGAAAGCGCGTTCGCCATCAAGGCGGCGGTCGATCTGCCGATCCAGGCGCAATGCGAGCCACCCGACGACGACCGCTGGTTCGCGCGCATGAAAGCGAGCGGCATCGATACGCTCGGCATGCACCTCGAAGTGGTGACGCCCGCATTGCGCGAACGCATCATGCCGGGCAAGGCGAGCGTGCCGCTGGCGCGCTACATGACAGCGTTCAAGGCCGCGGTGGCCGTATTCGGACGCGGTCAGGTCAGCACGTACATACTCGCCGGTCTTGGCGATAGCGCGGAAGCGATTCTGGCCATATCGCGCGAGTTGATCGAACTCGGTGTCTATCCGTTCGTTGTGCCGTTCGTGCCGATCAGCGGCACGCCGCTCGAGGATCATCCGGCGCCCACGCCCGAATTCATGAAGTCGGTTCTGCAGCCGCTTGGCGGCATGCTCAACGCTGCGGCGATGCGCTCGAGCGATATCAAGGCGGGTTGCGGGAAATGCGGCGCGTGTTCGTCGTTGTCGTCGTACGAGGAGTGA
- a CDS encoding Nit6803 family nitrilase, with product MSDKRIVRAAAVQIAPDFERSGGTLEKVCEAIEKAAREGAQLIVFPETFVPYYPYFSFVRPPVASGADHMKLYEEAVIVPGPVTQAVAERARLHRMVVVLGVNERDHGSLYNTQLIFDVDGQLVLKRRKITPTFHERMIWGQGDAAGLKVAQTAVARVGALACWEHYNPLARYALMTQHEEIHCSQFPGSLVGPIFAEQIEVTIRHHALESGCFVVNATGWLTEAQIASVASDTNLQKALRGGCHTAIVSPEGQHLAQPLREGEGMVIADLDMGLITKRKRMMDSVGHYARPELLSLAINRRPAETVAPMPAWSSASNTGFNSNEGWRDGLQRDAVGGEPAIDD from the coding sequence ATGTCCGACAAACGCATCGTGCGTGCCGCGGCGGTCCAGATCGCACCGGACTTCGAGCGCAGCGGCGGCACCCTCGAGAAGGTATGCGAGGCTATCGAGAAAGCGGCGCGTGAAGGCGCGCAGCTGATCGTGTTTCCGGAAACCTTCGTGCCGTACTACCCGTACTTTTCTTTTGTGCGTCCGCCGGTTGCTTCCGGCGCCGATCACATGAAGCTCTACGAGGAAGCCGTGATCGTGCCGGGTCCGGTGACGCAGGCGGTGGCCGAGCGGGCGCGTCTGCATCGGATGGTGGTGGTGCTCGGCGTCAACGAGCGCGATCACGGCAGCCTCTACAACACGCAATTGATCTTCGACGTGGACGGCCAACTGGTGCTCAAGCGCCGCAAGATCACGCCGACCTTTCATGAACGGATGATCTGGGGCCAGGGCGACGCGGCCGGCTTGAAAGTCGCGCAAACGGCGGTGGCGCGCGTCGGCGCGCTCGCCTGCTGGGAGCACTACAACCCGCTCGCGCGCTATGCGTTGATGACGCAGCACGAAGAGATTCATTGCAGCCAGTTTCCCGGCTCGCTGGTGGGGCCGATCTTCGCCGAACAGATCGAGGTGACGATCCGGCATCACGCCTTGGAGTCGGGATGCTTCGTGGTCAATGCGACGGGCTGGCTGACCGAAGCGCAGATTGCGTCGGTCGCCTCCGATACGAATTTGCAGAAGGCGCTGCGCGGCGGCTGCCATACGGCGATCGTGTCGCCTGAAGGACAGCATCTGGCGCAACCGCTGCGTGAGGGTGAAGGCATGGTGATCGCCGATCTCGACATGGGCTTGATCACCAAGCGCAAACGCATGATGGATTCAGTCGGCCATTATGCGCGGCCCGAATTGCTGAGTCTTGCGATCAACCGGCGGCCGGCGGAAACCGTCGCGCCAATGCCGGCGTGGTCCAGTGCTTCGAACACCGGCTTCAATTCAAACGAGGGATGGCGCGATGGACTCCAGCGAGACGCTGTCGGCGGCGAGCCGGCAATTGATGACTGA
- a CDS encoding MSMEG_0572/Sll0783 family nitrogen starvation response protein yields MPAVNKPLHQKGDYLVDYEEKVFEDVKAEPGEKALVTFHTVAFEGSIGFVNLLQATRLQRKGFETSVLLYGPGVTLGLQRGFPTLGDEAFPGHLNFNKQLMKFMEEGGKVYACRFALQALYGHGEASLIEGIRPISPLDVLDIQLLHRKDNALIIHTWTV; encoded by the coding sequence ATGCCAGCCGTCAACAAACCGCTGCATCAGAAAGGCGATTACCTTGTCGACTACGAAGAGAAAGTCTTCGAAGACGTAAAGGCCGAACCTGGCGAGAAGGCACTCGTCACGTTTCATACGGTCGCGTTCGAGGGTTCGATTGGCTTCGTCAATTTGTTGCAGGCCACGCGTTTGCAGCGCAAGGGTTTCGAAACGTCGGTGCTGCTTTACGGGCCGGGTGTCACGCTAGGTCTGCAGCGCGGCTTTCCGACGCTTGGCGACGAGGCGTTCCCAGGTCACCTGAATTTCAACAAGCAACTGATGAAGTTCATGGAAGAAGGCGGCAAGGTGTATGCCTGCCGCTTCGCGCTGCAGGCCTTGTACGGGCATGGCGAGGCGTCGTTGATCGAAGGCATTCGCCCGATCAGTCCACTCGACGTGCTCGATATCCAGCTGCTGCATCGCAAGGACAACGCGCTGATCATCCACACGTGGACAGTCTGA
- a CDS encoding PLP-dependent aminotransferase family protein, protein MSSPTHHWIKRLADLRKPAYLAIPDLIEEDLATGRLRPRDRLPGLRDLAEELALNYTTVARAYAEARKRGLLDSRAGSGTFVRGRTATLPLAGGSSIEMSMNTPPEPPDYAARLRDSAARLISGSDPYQLLRYQDFGGSAADKDAGAEWLKRRVPHCDAQNVLVCPGIHSALVALVSQLARPGGTICLDTLAYPGIKAIAAQLGVRLQALPRDDEGPLAHAFEALCKTDKPSAFYCNPTLQNPSTLTLTHKRREALADVALRYSVPIIEDDAYAMLPQSAPDALASFAPELTYYVTGLSKSLGAGLRVAHLHAPTARQTQRLAGALRATTVMASPFTVTLATQWIVDGTALDMLSAIRNESRARQAIASRMLEAWPYEAHPDGFHLWLPVPTESGWSASELALQLRNQGIAAVAGAAFSTDGNPPNAMRVCLGGSKTRDECEEALRIVGETLDHPHHLHSPVM, encoded by the coding sequence ATGAGCAGCCCGACACATCACTGGATCAAACGCCTCGCCGATCTCCGCAAGCCGGCCTACCTCGCGATTCCCGATCTGATCGAAGAAGATCTCGCCACCGGCCGCCTGCGTCCGCGCGATCGCTTGCCGGGACTGCGCGATCTGGCTGAAGAACTCGCGCTGAACTACACGACGGTGGCGCGCGCGTATGCGGAAGCACGCAAGCGCGGCCTGCTCGATTCGCGCGCGGGCAGCGGCACCTTCGTGCGTGGCCGTACCGCGACGTTGCCGCTTGCCGGCGGCAGCAGCATCGAGATGTCGATGAATACGCCACCCGAGCCGCCCGACTACGCAGCCCGTTTGCGCGACTCGGCAGCACGCTTGATAAGCGGCAGCGATCCTTATCAGTTGCTGCGTTATCAGGACTTCGGCGGTTCGGCGGCCGACAAGGATGCCGGCGCCGAATGGCTGAAACGTCGCGTGCCGCATTGCGACGCGCAGAACGTGCTGGTGTGCCCCGGCATTCACAGCGCGCTGGTGGCGCTCGTCTCGCAGTTGGCGCGGCCCGGCGGCACGATCTGTCTCGACACGCTTGCCTACCCGGGCATCAAGGCGATCGCCGCTCAGCTCGGCGTACGTTTGCAAGCCCTGCCGCGCGACGACGAAGGCCCACTCGCGCACGCCTTCGAAGCACTCTGCAAGACCGACAAACCGAGCGCGTTCTATTGCAACCCGACACTGCAGAACCCGAGCACGCTAACGCTCACGCACAAACGTCGCGAGGCGCTTGCCGACGTCGCGTTGCGCTATAGCGTCCCGATCATCGAAGACGATGCGTATGCGATGCTGCCGCAGAGTGCGCCCGATGCGCTCGCGAGCTTCGCGCCCGAACTGACCTACTACGTGACGGGTTTGTCGAAAAGTCTGGGAGCCGGCTTGCGGGTCGCGCATCTGCACGCGCCAACCGCCAGGCAGACACAGCGCCTCGCCGGCGCGTTGCGCGCGACAACGGTGATGGCGAGCCCGTTCACGGTCACCCTCGCGACGCAATGGATCGTCGACGGCACCGCGCTCGATATGCTCAGCGCGATCCGCAACGAATCGCGCGCACGCCAGGCGATTGCCTCGCGCATGCTCGAGGCGTGGCCTTACGAAGCGCATCCTGACGGCTTTCATCTTTGGCTGCCGGTACCGACCGAAAGCGGCTGGAGTGCTTCCGAACTCGCATTGCAATTGCGCAACCAGGGTATCGCCGCCGTTGCAGGGGCGGCGTTTTCCACCGACGGCAATCCGCCGAACGCCATGCGCGTTTGCCTCGGTGGCTCAAAGACCCGCGACGAATGCGAAGAGGCGCTGCGCATCGTAGGCGAGACACTCGACCATCCTCATCATCTCCATTCTCCTGTGATGTGA
- a CDS encoding methyl-accepting chemotaxis protein has translation MTFYRNLKIAVKLALLGAVLLAATMVVGLEGWHALSNTHALQIQSAQTLSQYAQAADTARVAQVEFKKQVQEWKDLLLRGADPAAFAKYREAFSKESGTTHAALLRLKDQLSVLGANVDGVDKALATHASLQDSYLDALKRYDAADPNTAHVVDGLVKGIDRAPTSAIDDIVAQVMQQAQDSNVRTAEAAERAYTLACVLLLSVVIGSLGIGTFAIWFLSRSITLPVRQAVGVAQAVAAGDLRADVAVVSRDETGQLLVALNEMNQRLRHIVSEIREGANTISSATQEIAAGNLDLSARTEQQAASLEETAASMQHFTDSVQRNASNAREATTLAQTAAQAARDGGVVMSDAVRTMSQIDAASKRIVDIIAVVEAIAAQTNILALNAAVEAARAGTQGRGFAVVASEVRSLAQRSADAAHEIKALIRESVATIDAGTQLINHASNTMDGVVQSAGSVTRIVEAIATASVDQAAGIAEVNDAVTQMDQVTQSNAALVEQAAAAADAVQSKASGLVQSVSFFRIGAAVS, from the coding sequence GTGACGTTCTATAGAAATCTGAAGATCGCCGTCAAATTGGCGCTGCTCGGCGCGGTTCTGCTCGCCGCGACAATGGTAGTGGGCCTGGAAGGATGGCATGCGTTGTCGAATACGCACGCATTGCAAATCCAGTCCGCGCAAACGCTCAGCCAGTACGCGCAAGCCGCCGATACGGCGCGCGTCGCGCAGGTCGAATTCAAGAAGCAGGTTCAGGAATGGAAAGACCTGTTGCTGCGCGGCGCGGATCCGGCTGCGTTCGCCAAGTATCGTGAGGCCTTCAGCAAGGAAAGCGGTACGACGCACGCCGCGCTGCTGCGGCTGAAGGACCAGTTGAGCGTCCTGGGCGCCAACGTCGACGGCGTCGACAAGGCGCTCGCCACACACGCCTCGTTGCAGGACAGCTACCTCGACGCGCTCAAACGCTACGACGCGGCCGATCCGAATACGGCGCACGTCGTCGACGGTCTGGTCAAAGGCATCGACCGCGCGCCGACCTCCGCTATCGACGACATCGTCGCCCAGGTGATGCAGCAGGCGCAAGACTCCAATGTGCGCACGGCCGAGGCCGCGGAACGCGCGTACACGCTCGCCTGCGTGCTGCTGCTGTCGGTCGTGATCGGCTCGCTCGGCATAGGCACCTTCGCGATCTGGTTCCTGAGCCGCAGCATCACGTTGCCGGTCAGGCAGGCGGTGGGTGTCGCGCAGGCGGTTGCGGCAGGCGATCTGCGCGCCGATGTCGCCGTCGTGAGCCGCGACGAAACCGGTCAGTTGCTGGTCGCGCTCAACGAAATGAATCAGCGCTTGCGGCACATTGTCAGCGAGATTCGTGAAGGTGCGAACACGATCTCTTCAGCAACGCAGGAGATCGCCGCCGGCAACCTCGACCTGTCGGCGCGCACGGAACAACAGGCCGCCTCGCTCGAAGAAACCGCCGCGTCGATGCAGCATTTCACCGACTCGGTTCAGCGCAACGCCAGCAACGCACGCGAAGCCACCACGCTCGCACAAACCGCCGCGCAAGCAGCGCGCGACGGTGGCGTCGTGATGAGCGACGCCGTGCGCACCATGAGCCAGATCGACGCGGCGTCCAAGCGCATCGTCGATATCATCGCCGTAGTCGAAGCAATTGCCGCGCAAACCAATATTCTGGCGCTCAACGCAGCAGTGGAAGCGGCGCGCGCCGGCACGCAGGGGCGCGGCTTCGCGGTGGTCGCGAGCGAAGTGCGCAGTCTCGCCCAGCGCTCGGCCGATGCCGCGCACGAGATCAAGGCGCTGATTCGCGAATCGGTTGCCACGATCGACGCCGGCACGCAGTTGATCAACCACGCGAGCAATACGATGGACGGCGTGGTGCAAAGCGCGGGCAGCGTGACGCGCATCGTCGAGGCGATCGCGACGGCCAGCGTCGATCAGGCAGCGGGCATAGCGGAGGTGAACGATGCAGTCACGCAGATGGATCAGGTGACGCAGAGCAATGCGGCTTTGGTCGAGCAGGCGGCCGCGGCGGCCGATGCGGTGCAGAGCAAGGCATCGGGTCTGGTGCAAAGCGTGAGCTTCTTCCGGATCGGCGCGGCTGTGTCCTGA
- a CDS encoding DUF5594 family protein has product MRPESAARFDEQFAPRIAEAIAACFATTVHTEVLPYGGHGHPTRVRIHATPIEDLRHYPHPLNLFLTWDSDEIERLMGAEGPARFAGYLAALPRKLEAWRHVRELDFVSHTQAEPAVLLGGLDFGS; this is encoded by the coding sequence ATGCGTCCAGAGAGTGCCGCCCGTTTCGATGAACAGTTTGCGCCTCGCATTGCCGAGGCGATCGCCGCCTGTTTCGCGACCACTGTGCATACCGAAGTGCTCCCTTACGGCGGGCACGGGCATCCCACACGCGTGCGGATCCACGCCACGCCGATCGAGGACCTGCGCCATTACCCGCATCCGTTGAATCTGTTTCTCACCTGGGATAGCGACGAGATCGAACGGCTGATGGGCGCGGAAGGGCCGGCGCGCTTCGCCGGCTATCTGGCCGCGCTGCCGCGCAAGCTGGAAGCCTGGCGCCACGTGCGCGAGCTGGATTTTGTCTCGCACACCCAGGCCGAGCCGGCGGTGTTGCTCGGCGGGCTCGACTTCGGGTCCTGA